The following nucleotide sequence is from Lycium ferocissimum isolate CSIRO_LF1 unplaced genomic scaffold, AGI_CSIRO_Lferr_CH_V1 ctg20062, whole genome shotgun sequence.
TAGTACCAGTTCTGTGTGGCTTTTTAGTGCCTTAACCTCAACTCTTTTGTTAATTTTTCTTATGAGTACACCAAGTATAGAACTTCTAGAAGTTGTTTTATATTTCAGGGTTTTGGGGTGGACTTGGAAACAGGATTCTTGCTTTATGGTCCCCCAGGATGCGGTAAAACATTAATTGCCAAAGCTGTTGCTAATGAAGCTGGAGCAAATTTTATACACATTAAGGTTCCTGCAAATTTCTATTTTCCTAATGGCTGCTTTTCTTAAAGTTTTGCACTACTGAACATGACATGTTTTCTCATTTACTGATCTCCTCCAGGGACCTGAAATTCTGAACAAGTATGTTGGTGAAAGTGAGTTAGCTATAAGGACATTATTCACCCGTGCAAAAACATGTGCTCCATGCATTCTATTCTTCGATGAGGTGCTTGTCACTCTTTACAACTTAAAACACTTTTAATTTGTTCTAATAATCCACTCACCTTCAATAGTACTGCAGAAAGCTTTTACTCATTTTTATTTCCTTCGAAAACTTAGGTGCACCTGTAAGATGCTTGCTGCAAAGACTAATACATAGTACAGTGTTCAGATATTAGAGTATGTTTTGCACTGTTGCTTCAGTACCCAAAATTAGTAATAGAATaagacaaaaaaagaaactttcGAAATTCTTGTGCACTTATAAGATGATTGCCACAAAGTCTAATACATAGTACAGTGTGCAGACACGAGTGCTAAGTTTTGTACTGATGGTTTtattacacaaaaaaataagggaataatagaaaaagaaaatagaacttcTGTGAAAAACACATGATTGTCAACcttcttgtttattttcttttacattcgtttttattttttcatgtttttacaGATGGATGCATTGACAACTAAGCGTGGTAAGGAAGGAGGTTGGGTTGTGGAAAGGCTTTTGAATCAGGTTTGTATGATGGAGCATGTTTTCTTGATAAAGGTGGATATTATATTCTTCTTAACCTTTGCAAATGTtaaatttttctaattattgCAGCTACTAATAGAACTAGACGGTGCAGATCAGAGAAAAGGTGTTTATGTGATTGGTGCCACAAATAGGTATATGTTGTTCTTCTGGATATTTGTGCCTTTTGTTTTTGGAATGAACATTGGAAGTAAATGATTCACTTCCTGTTTTGGTTCTTAttcatgttattatgtttgCAGGCCTGAAGTCATGGACCAAGCTATTCTTCGACCTGGAAGGTTAGGGAGACTCCTATATGTCCCTCTACCTACTCCAGATGAGCGTGGTCTAATTTTAAAAGCTCTTGCCCGGAAAAAACCTATAGATTCTAGTGTCGACTTGATGGCTATTGGAAGAGATGATGCCTGTAAAAGTTTAAGTGGAGCGGACCTAGCTGCACTGGTTTGTTCAGCTTTTGTTCTAACCCACTTGTTTTACCTGCCTttaccaccccccccccccccccccccccccccgcacacacacacacacacaaaaaaaaaacaccttgAAAACAATGGAACTTGTCACATCTCTTTTTTTCATGGTTGGTACTTTTATCAAAGGCGTGTTTCCTTTATTGACTTTTCCCAGTTGCTTAAATGTGCTAGATGAATGAAGCTGCAATGGTTGCACTTGAAGATAAATTGACAGCCATAGACACAAGTTGTGGTGACATATCATCGACCATCAAGGAGTCACATTTCAAACGTGCTTTGGAGAAAATTTCTCCATCTGTCTCCGACAAGGTACATCTGATTCGAGGACCTGGTATCATTTACAGTTAAGGTATTTATCATTGTGTGCTAAATCCGATCATGGTCTCTTATTATTCTGTTTGTGGATGCAGCAAATAGGATACTATCATGATTTATCAAAAAGGTTCAGAGCAGCATGAAGCCAGAACATGAAAGCCTTGGTGAAGGAGAGGAAAGAAGATGCTTAGAGTGGTGGTCATATCTCCAGCTTAGTAATTCTGGTCTGCACTATAGAGGTTCATGGACCGCTTATACTAGACTGGCATCTTGGATGCTCTTTCTAGCAGTATCTCATATACTTCTCAGCTAAAGTTGTACAATGTCTTCATTTAAAAAACTATTGGAAATATATAAACCTGTACCTGTACAATGTCATCTTCTTGCGTTACAAAGTGCTATGAAAATATTCACCTCAGGGTTTCTGGGACGATTGCTGTGCTGATGTAATTTTCACCTTTTATTACGAGGCGAACTAATCCATTTCTCTcgcctcctttttcttttttgggtataaaaaggaaaaatggctGAGCTATAAACATCTATTTACTTACCAGAAAACTAAGAAGTATGGagaaattcaattaattccTTGCACATCGGTGCATGATTTTGCAAGTTATTCCATTGTGTTCAAATTATATATCTCAAACATATTGGTGGCCTTTATATCTTTTGAGCCTAACTTGTCGCTCCCATTTCCAGCGCCCCAAACCTCTTTATCAGAGAGGCAATGGTAACAGATATTTTGTTGGGGAAAAATGACAACATTGAGGGGGTCTGTACTTTCTTTGGAATGAACTTCTATGCACCTTCGGTGATTCTGACGACAGGGACCTTTATGAGTGGGAAAATGTGGATTGGTAGAACTTCAATGCCTGCAGGAAGAGCTGGTGAATCAGCTTCCGTTGGTCTAACAGAAAACTTGCAGCGCCTTGGCTTTGAGACTGATAGGCTAAAAACAGGAACCCCTGCACGTGTAGACTGTCGTACTGTAGATTTCGCAGGACTGGAACCCCAACATGGAGATGAAGAGGTCCTTCTGCTTATTCTTAATATGTAGGTTCTGTAGACTTAACTGTCATCTATGATCTCTAACCATGCTGAACTACTTGTGCAATCCAATAGCATATTGCTTACGACAATGTATTTTGTGAGTGAGTTGCAAATATTGCATGCTTCTGGATGAGTTTCATTTATTAAGTATGTTGTATAACAGTATAAGCTAGTTTCACTTGCAAGTGCATGTGATTTTTATTTGAGTTGTCTTTGGATAAACTTACTTGTCACATTAAATGCTCTGGATCTCTCTGAACCTAGATCCGGTTTAGGATTTCCTCCAAATGTACTCTGATAGGCGATATCTAATACTCTTTTCCCCTAGTCCAATggttatttcttgatttttactGATAATAATAGATGTTAAGTTTGTCTGATCAAAAACCAATTTATTATAAGCAATTTTATATCTAATACAAAACTGCAAGCATGTGTTTCTGAGTGCTATGTGCTATATAATACAAGTTACACAATGTCCAGCTCCCCTCTCCTGTGGGATAGACCGTAGAGAATAGTATATACATTGTGAGGGGGCTTGCGTTATTGATAGGTAGCTACTTGTAGAGCTTTTATTTTGCTTCTTGCCTTCATTTTATCTCATGAGGGTTTAAGATCTGGAGGCTTGAAATTCCCTTTAGAGTGTGCGATATATTTGTTGGTAAGGttcacttaaattttttttttttcatttgtaatttatatatatacatgctcatgGGTCTACATTCATATGCTCCAACATTTATCGTTGATCCTCAGGTAAGCTGGTTCAGTTTTGATGCTAATTACCATATAGAAAGGGAACAAATGTGCTGCTACCTTACACGCACCACAAAGAGTACTCATCAGCTAATTAAAGATAATTTGCACGAAACTCCTACTTATGGAGGGTGGGTGGAAGCTAAGGGCCCTCGATACTGCCCCTCCATTGAGGATAAGGTATTATATGATGTTGCAGACCATGTAGCTTCTCTCTGGTTTTGAGGCATCTCATACTAAATTCTCCGTTCTAgctcttattttcttgttaaTATCACCTAATGCGCGGAATGCTTGCGTTTACTGATGTGAGAATGCTGCACATTTCTTAGCCAAAAATGTGAAATGGAAAGGATTAATCTTCCTTCGAACTTTACTTTGCGGAGACAAATTTATATCAGCATATCTTTATTTCGAGTTACAGAGAATTTCAAATGAAGTACAGATAAATTGTAACTTCGGATTTTTTATCTCCATCTTATTTTTCCTGATATTCATGTTTCTTTGATTCAACTCAAATGGCAACCGAAAAGGGTAATTATTTGGATTATTACATTTAGGTGTATAGCATTTCAAAGTTGCTTGTCTACTATTTTGTGAGGATCATATCAATGTGCAGTTCAATAGTGGGTTAGAGTGATTCTGAGGCATAGTTGAAAGTTGATTGATATGGTTGGTGATAAAATCCTCTCACATTTTAAATTCTTAAAGTGGATATCCATCATGGATTGTGCAAATTAGTTACCACTTACTCAGAAGGGTGTTATTCTATGTTGTCGAATGCTCTGTTAAGATGGTGCAATTGTTAAAGGAGGCTACTATTATACTATTTCCCAAGCTTGGAATCATATACACCTCAGCTATGTTTTGAAACTATTAATGATCACTATCTCGATGAAATGTTAATGATCATGATTCCAATGAAGTGTTAATGTTGTCCTTTTTGTTTCCCTGCAAAAAATTTATATCCTGATATTTCAACAAGAGGAAATTTATACCCACTGAAATTTCTTAGTAGTTATTGTGTAACTTGGAAGCTCCTTGTGCtattggagggaaaagaaattAAGTGGAGGGAAGATTTAATTCCATCTGATACTAGAATCTGCTAATGTTATTATAGTTCATCTAGTGAGTGGAGGGTGAATCCTTGCTTGTAACAAAGTATGTGACGAGTATTAGTTGACGTAAATTTAGTAACCAACTCCCTCGTTCAAATATCATGGTTCcagatttgaaaacttatttgttcttattttctttttatttctcccATGTGAAGTATGATTATCTTTTTGACTATTTCAGATTgtaagatttcaagagaaagagTCTCAGCAAATATTCCTTGAACCTGAGGGTCGAAGTGTTCCTGAGCTCTACGTGCAGGTTTGCTGACAATTTAATTACTGCCTTACACAAGGAAAACAGCTTTTCGTTGATTGTCATCTTGCTGACAATCTGCAGTGTTTATGGTATAAATCCTTTACATTCAAGCAGTGTATTAATTGATCGACTAGGGGTTATCGCCTCATGGGTGAGCTCTTTGAACTGTCAGGCGCAAAGTGATCCCAGCTAGAAGCAGCAAATATTTCGATTTTGACTTTAaaagttgtattttctttttttaaaaaaaaggagtaAAAAAAAGGGCCTTTGTCTTTTGAGTTCTTGGTCCTCGGACTCCTCCCAGCTAGAAGCAGCAAATATTTCGATCTGTGGCACTCTATTTTTCGTTGTTTTCTTATTCTTCTCAGCCTTACAACGCCTTTCCTACTGGTACCTTTTGCCTACTTTGAATTTacttcttattttcttcttcaagtgaggattctttcttttttattgtgCAACTCCTCTTCAACCCTTTCACTTACTAGAGTAATTGAATACGAGTTGAATGTTGCAAATTGattctttttataatttattaaccgaaaatcgaaaatttaATTTTGCGATGGAGCTATCTTTATGTGACCTTGTTGAATTACTTAATAGGGTGCTTTTGGTATTGAAGGGAATGTTTATTGTGAAAATGTTTTATCTTGGGAAATCATTTCCCACATCATGTTCCCGTATTGTGTACTAGGTAAAGTATGATAGGCGTGAAGGTGGAGGAGTGTGTATGATGACTGTGTTTGGGTAATATTTTAGTACTAAAGGTTAATAACAATATTAGAACGGAAAAAAGGAACGATAGAAGCAAAAATAACATGTCAAACTGTTATCTGCCGAGTTTCGAACTGTGCAATTGAAGCAAATGATATACTGCAAAGAAAAATGACATTTCCCTATAAATGAATGACTTTGGTTTCTCCCatttgaggaaaatattttccttcaataaccttatcaagaaaaattattttgttgggGTAAAAATATCTATTGACGCATTGCAAAGTGGCGTCGAGTTTGTAGAGGGTGCTTCTGTATGATTTTGGTGTACAACAGGCAATGGTGGGTGCCGTTAGAGATGTTCTGCACAGTTGGGCTGTAAGATGTAGATGTAGAAGGCAAACGGCATGGAAGGTTGCTTCATTAGCTTTTATGTGGGTCATATGGAAAGAGATAAATATGAGAGCTTTCGAGGGGGTCGAAAATGAGTTTGCACACTTAAAAAATAGCCTTTTCTCTTTGATTGCATTTTGGTGCACCCTCATGATTCCTTCTTGTATAGATGATTGGGTGTCTTTTGTAGAGTATCATTTTTTCATGTAGATTCTCTACTTTTTGGTATACCTCCTGTATATGGGAGTTTTCGTTCCCATTGTTAATAATACCACTTaccttatccaaaaaaaaaaaaaaaagggggggggggggggggggtcaaaGTAACTGAATACTCAAAAACAATtcatcaagaaaacattttaaGAAAAGCGTCTTTGGTCATACCAATCACACCCTTACTGATGTTTAATATGAGTTGTTGGAGTAACATTGTCATTTATTATATCTTAGATGCTGAAATTAGtaatatttattgtaatttgaTGTTACAAGTACTAAATCCAGACATATAGCTAATTTTTGTATTTCCGGAGGATTGGGTGCTTTACTTCGAAGAAGTGTACACTCTTAGGATCTTGTCGGGTACACTCTTAGGATCTTGTCGGCTTTTTGTGGTTC
It contains:
- the LOC132043018 gene encoding cell division control protein 48 homolog C-like, giving the protein MKIEWTMGDQGSHSNKSTKKLVDFVFGVQSYPGTFLVEVAAYDNLQEAAKLIQPSSRREGFSAIPNVKWEDVGGLDSLRHDFDRYIVRRIKNPNDYMGFGVDLETGFLLYGPPGCGKTLIAKAVANEAGANFIHIKGPEILNKYVGESELAIRTLFTRAKTCAPCILFFDEMDALTTKRGKEGGWVVERLLNQLLIELDGADQRKGVYVIGATNRPEVMDQAILRPGRLGRLLYVPLPTPDERGLILKALARKKPIDSSVDLMAIGRDDACKSLSGADLAALMNEAAMVALEDKLTAIDTSCGDISSTIKESHFKRALEKISPSVSDKQIGYYHDLSKRFRAA